One window of Caldicoprobacter guelmensis genomic DNA carries:
- a CDS encoding EamA family transporter produces MWIILAFGSALFAGVTAILAKIGVKKVDSMLATAIRTIIILLFSWLMVFIVGSWETTYAIDQKSLLFLILSGLATGASWLCYFKALQLGDVNKVTPIDKFSTVLTMILAIIILREPVTLSKSIGMVAIALGTYLMVYKKDTLREQTTSYSNTWLVYALLSALFASLTAILAKIGIVGVESNLGTAIRTAVVLIMAWLIVFMTGRYREIKTINKKSWIFLCLSGITTGLSWLCYFKALQDGQASIVVPIDKLSIIITVAFSYFFLKEKLNTKSFVGLILIVAGTMTLLLP; encoded by the coding sequence ATGTGGATAATATTGGCATTCGGTTCGGCTTTATTTGCCGGCGTAACGGCCATTTTAGCCAAAATAGGCGTCAAAAAAGTTGATTCCATGCTGGCCACCGCTATAAGAACCATCATAATACTGCTGTTTTCATGGCTGATGGTGTTCATTGTGGGGTCATGGGAAACTACATATGCAATCGATCAAAAATCCCTGCTTTTCCTCATCCTATCCGGACTGGCAACCGGGGCATCCTGGCTGTGCTATTTTAAAGCCTTGCAGCTAGGAGATGTCAATAAGGTCACCCCTATAGACAAATTCAGTACGGTGCTCACCATGATACTGGCCATCATAATATTGAGAGAACCCGTTACCCTATCCAAATCCATTGGAATGGTAGCAATAGCCTTGGGTACATATTTAATGGTGTATAAAAAGGACACACTCCGTGAGCAAACCACCTCTTACAGCAACACATGGCTGGTATACGCTCTGTTGTCGGCCTTATTTGCCAGCCTTACAGCCATACTTGCCAAGATTGGCATCGTGGGCGTTGAGTCCAATCTGGGAACGGCCATCCGTACGGCAGTGGTGTTGATAATGGCATGGTTGATCGTGTTCATGACCGGCAGGTATAGGGAAATTAAAACCATCAATAAAAAAAGCTGGATATTCTTATGCCTTTCAGGCATAACCACCGGACTTTCATGGCTGTGTTACTTTAAGGCACTCCAAGATGGACAGGCCAGCATCGTGGTACCCATAGATAAGCTGAGCATCATAATTACCGTGGCATTTTCCTACTTTTTCTTAAAAGAAAAACTAAACACAAAATCTTTTGTCGGGCTGATACTGATTGTAGCAGGAACCATGACGCTTCTGCTGCCGTAA
- a CDS encoding FAD-dependent oxidoreductase: MKGRKIAIVGGVAGGASAAARLRRLDEDAHIIIFERGEYISYANCGLPYYVGGVIKNKDALLVQTPDRMAKRFNIDVRTNSEVEDIDLDRKELTVLNRVSGERYRESFDKLILAPGAEPTKPPIPGIDKANVFTVRDIPRIYALKDYIDKEKPESAVVIGGGFIGLEMAENLKRNGLKVWLVELLNQVMPPLDYDMAVYLHRHLREHSVELCLGDGVASFDRDQRRTIVNLRSGRQLKADMVVLAVGIKPEVDLARKAGLEIGETGGIKVNRHLQTSHPDVYAIGDAVEVVDLVTQRPALIPLAGPANKQGRIVANHICGIHDTYKATQGTAVIKVFDMVAACTGANEKTLQKCGIPYLRSYTHSGSHASYYPGATTMAIKLLFSPGDGRILGAQIVGYEGVDKRIDVLATAIRAGMTVYDLQELELAYAPPFSSAKDPVNMAGYVASNILQGLHPVIHWDDLDKLDPQHTVLLDVRTPAECKSIGTIPGAINIPVDSLRERIDEIPRDKTIVIYCQIGLRGYIAARILMQRGFTRVFNLSGGYTTYSMAKQG, from the coding sequence GTGAAAGGTAGAAAGATAGCTATAGTTGGAGGAGTGGCAGGTGGGGCAAGCGCAGCGGCGCGCCTTCGCAGACTTGACGAGGATGCCCACATAATAATATTTGAAAGGGGCGAATACATCTCGTATGCCAACTGTGGTCTGCCGTATTATGTGGGCGGGGTTATAAAGAATAAGGATGCATTATTGGTGCAGACCCCCGATAGGATGGCAAAGAGGTTTAACATAGATGTTCGCACAAACAGCGAGGTAGAGGATATAGACCTTGATAGGAAAGAACTTACTGTGCTAAACAGGGTTAGCGGTGAGCGCTATCGTGAGAGCTTTGATAAGCTCATACTGGCTCCGGGTGCCGAGCCGACAAAACCACCCATCCCGGGTATCGATAAAGCCAACGTGTTTACAGTAAGGGATATACCTAGAATCTATGCATTGAAGGATTATATTGATAAAGAAAAACCCGAGAGTGCTGTGGTGATCGGTGGAGGGTTTATAGGCCTTGAGATGGCCGAGAACTTAAAACGAAACGGCTTGAAGGTTTGGCTGGTTGAGCTGCTCAATCAGGTCATGCCGCCGCTTGACTACGATATGGCTGTCTATTTGCACAGGCATCTTAGAGAGCACTCTGTGGAATTGTGCCTGGGCGATGGAGTGGCTTCGTTTGACAGGGATCAAAGGCGCACAATCGTGAATCTAAGGAGCGGCAGGCAGCTTAAAGCAGATATGGTGGTACTGGCTGTGGGCATAAAGCCTGAGGTTGACCTTGCCAGGAAAGCCGGCCTCGAGATCGGTGAGACGGGGGGCATAAAGGTGAACCGGCATTTGCAGACATCGCATCCTGATGTCTATGCTATAGGGGATGCCGTTGAAGTTGTGGACCTTGTAACCCAAAGGCCTGCGCTCATCCCCCTGGCTGGTCCGGCCAATAAACAGGGGCGCATCGTTGCCAACCACATATGCGGCATACATGATACCTATAAGGCCACCCAGGGCACTGCTGTAATAAAGGTGTTTGATATGGTGGCGGCATGCACCGGCGCCAATGAAAAGACTCTTCAAAAGTGCGGCATTCCTTACTTAAGGTCATATACCCATTCTGGTTCTCACGCCAGCTATTATCCGGGCGCCACCACCATGGCCATAAAGCTTTTGTTTAGCCCTGGTGATGGGAGGATATTGGGAGCTCAGATTGTGGGCTATGAAGGTGTGGACAAACGCATAGATGTGCTGGCCACTGCTATCCGTGCCGGCATGACGGTGTACGACCTGCAGGAACTGGAATTGGCTTATGCTCCCCCCTTCTCATCGGCTAAAGACCCGGTCAACATGGCAGGCTATGTGGCGTCCAACATACTTCAGGGGCTGCATCCCGTAATCCATTGGGATGACCTCGATAAACTGGATCCGCAGCATACCGTCCTGCTTGATGTTCGTACCCCTGCTGAATGTAAAAGCATTGGGACCATACCCGGAGCCATCAACATACCGGTGGACTCGTTGAGGGAGCGCATAGATGAAATCCCCAGGGACAAAACCATTGTGATATACTGCCAGATCGGTTTAAGAGGGTATATAGCAGCCAGGATACTCATGCAACGAGGATTTACCAGGGTATTTAACTTAAGCGGTGGTTATACCACATACAGCATGGCAAAGCAGGGTTAG
- a CDS encoding [Fe-Fe] hydrogenase large subunit C-terminal domain-containing protein gives MEYINFKKANCKNCYKCVRVCPIKAIRVRDEQAGIMENSCILCGKCLKACPQNAKSIRNDIDRVKSIIKGSKRVVVSLAPSFIGAFDFDIPGQIVGALKALGFSEVQETAIGAVYVSRVYGELMREGRMDNIISSACPTVNELIEKYYPEAIPYLAPVVSPMIAHGRLIKETLGWDTKVVFIGPCISKKMEAEDFRHEGVIDAVLTFDELKRWLERENICLREQEALGFDGGSPGIARYYPVPTGIIKSVKQAEEGLSYHTANVDGIDECIEVLEALKAGQLKGYFIEMNACEGGCLRGPAMPEPVNLYLKQMQKVKEYADRYRGVEEDIQKHKVSLSLKKVFVDRRVDSPLPDEKTIREILSSIGKPTPEYDLNCGACGYPSCRDKAIAVYQGKAELYMCLPYMRERAESLANVILEATPNIIIAVNSDMEIQEFNRAAERVFQMPREVAIGKKLYDIIDTSDFERVWETRESILNKKVEYREYGVVTEQDIIFLKDQQLVMAIMRDITNEERQARQMYKLKVETVEMAQKVIDKQMMVVQQIASLLGETTAETKVTLTKLKDMILYDREDKR, from the coding sequence ATGGAGTATATAAACTTCAAAAAGGCCAACTGCAAGAACTGCTACAAATGCGTGAGGGTATGTCCTATAAAGGCTATTCGTGTGAGGGACGAGCAGGCGGGCATAATGGAGAACTCCTGCATACTTTGCGGCAAATGTTTGAAAGCCTGCCCGCAAAATGCAAAGAGCATAAGGAACGACATTGACAGGGTTAAGTCCATCATAAAGGGTTCAAAGAGAGTGGTTGTAAGCCTTGCCCCTTCGTTTATAGGGGCATTTGACTTTGATATCCCCGGCCAAATCGTTGGGGCTTTAAAGGCCCTGGGCTTTAGTGAAGTGCAGGAGACAGCCATAGGTGCTGTGTATGTATCCCGGGTATATGGGGAACTCATGCGGGAAGGGCGCATGGATAACATCATAAGCAGCGCGTGCCCTACGGTAAATGAGCTTATTGAAAAGTATTACCCCGAGGCCATACCTTACCTTGCGCCGGTGGTGTCGCCTATGATTGCCCACGGCAGGCTGATTAAGGAAACCCTGGGCTGGGACACAAAAGTGGTGTTTATTGGGCCGTGCATTTCAAAGAAGATGGAGGCCGAAGACTTCAGGCATGAAGGGGTAATAGATGCGGTGCTCACCTTTGATGAGCTGAAAAGATGGCTTGAACGGGAGAACATATGCTTGAGGGAGCAGGAGGCCCTTGGATTTGACGGCGGCAGCCCCGGCATTGCCAGGTATTATCCCGTGCCTACCGGTATTATAAAAAGCGTAAAGCAGGCCGAAGAGGGTTTGTCATACCATACGGCAAATGTCGATGGGATAGATGAGTGCATTGAGGTGCTGGAAGCGTTAAAGGCAGGGCAGCTAAAAGGCTATTTTATCGAGATGAATGCCTGTGAAGGGGGTTGCCTGAGAGGGCCGGCTATGCCTGAGCCTGTAAACCTTTATTTGAAACAGATGCAAAAGGTTAAGGAGTACGCGGATAGATATCGTGGGGTAGAGGAGGACATACAAAAACATAAGGTGAGCTTGTCGCTTAAGAAGGTATTTGTAGACCGCCGAGTAGACAGTCCGCTTCCGGATGAAAAGACTATAAGGGAGATATTGAGCAGCATTGGCAAGCCTACTCCTGAGTATGACCTCAATTGCGGGGCGTGCGGTTATCCATCCTGCCGTGACAAGGCCATTGCGGTGTATCAGGGCAAGGCAGAGCTTTATATGTGCCTGCCTTACATGCGGGAGAGGGCTGAATCGCTGGCCAACGTCATACTGGAGGCAACGCCCAACATAATAATCGCAGTGAACAGCGATATGGAGATACAGGAGTTTAACCGTGCCGCTGAGAGGGTGTTTCAGATGCCGAGGGAAGTGGCCATAGGCAAGAAATTGTATGATATTATCGATACTTCCGATTTTGAAAGGGTGTGGGAGACCCGCGAAAGCATTCTTAACAAGAAGGTGGAGTACAGGGAATACGGCGTAGTAACCGAACAGGACATAATATTTTTAAAGGACCAGCAGCTTGTCATGGCCATAATGCGGGATATTACAAATGAAGAGAGACAGGCCAGGCAGATGTACAAGCTCAAGGTCGAGACGGTGGAGATGGCTCAAAAGGTCATAGATAAACAGATGATGGTGGTACAGCAAATCGCCAGCCTCCTTGGAGAGACAACAGCCGAGACCAAGGTTACGCTTACCAAGCTGAAGGACATGATTCTCTACGACAGGGAGGATAAGCGATGA
- a CDS encoding sensor histidine kinase: MSKSDTPERAGLESYQLIDKCFEICTRMLPFLRSELKDEDDCKRIVSILYVLTGFNAVELKCQNGIEAFAGEEEVAVKYDTGKDEAENCIEVPVKKGNTLLACLKFYRKKGDVITDEDEAIARGVGSVISAQLEQNSKDYNARLRAKAELKALQAQINPHFLFNALNTIAAMCRTEPLEARRLLIHLSRHFRAIIQTSPDLIEIHKELENVKSYLEIEKARHGDRIRVEWDIQPNVSFLIPPFTIQPIVENAIKHGLAGKKDGVIVISVKSADSCYQICIKDNGCGMEPEVVKNLITNTDDDKRIGISNVNRRLKEIYGEDHGMVIHSEPGKGTEVIIIVPIRERRQADVIKGRYSR, encoded by the coding sequence ATGTCTAAATCCGATACTCCTGAAAGGGCTGGGTTAGAGTCCTATCAGTTGATAGATAAATGCTTTGAGATATGCACCAGGATGCTGCCTTTTTTGAGAAGCGAACTTAAAGATGAGGATGACTGCAAAAGGATAGTGTCTATATTGTATGTGCTGACGGGCTTTAACGCAGTGGAGCTCAAATGCCAAAACGGTATTGAAGCGTTTGCCGGCGAGGAAGAGGTAGCGGTTAAATATGATACCGGGAAAGATGAGGCTGAAAATTGTATAGAGGTGCCAGTTAAGAAAGGCAATACGCTGCTTGCGTGCTTGAAGTTTTATAGAAAAAAAGGCGATGTCATAACTGATGAGGATGAGGCAATTGCCAGGGGGGTGGGGTCGGTGATCTCGGCCCAGCTGGAGCAAAACAGCAAGGACTATAATGCCAGGTTGCGGGCCAAGGCTGAGCTTAAGGCCCTTCAGGCTCAGATCAATCCCCATTTTCTGTTCAACGCCCTAAACACCATTGCGGCCATGTGCAGGACCGAGCCGCTGGAAGCAAGGAGGCTGCTCATTCATCTTTCCAGGCATTTCAGGGCTATTATACAGACCTCGCCCGACCTTATAGAGATTCACAAGGAGCTGGAGAACGTCAAAAGCTATCTTGAAATCGAAAAGGCCAGGCACGGAGATCGTATAAGGGTTGAATGGGATATACAGCCCAATGTATCCTTTTTGATACCCCCGTTTACCATACAGCCCATTGTAGAAAACGCCATAAAGCACGGTCTGGCCGGGAAAAAGGACGGAGTAATAGTTATCTCCGTTAAAAGTGCTGACAGCTGCTACCAGATATGCATAAAGGATAACGGGTGTGGCATGGAACCCGAGGTGGTAAAAAACCTTATCACCAATACGGACGATGATAAACGCATAGGGATATCCAACGTCAACAGGCGTCTTAAGGAGATTTACGGCGAAGACCACGGGATGGTCATTCATTCCGAGCCGGGTAAGGGCACTGAAGTGATTATCATAGTGCCTATTAGGGAAAGGAGACAGGCCGATGTCATTAAGGGTCGTTATAGTAGATGA
- a CDS encoding LytR/AlgR family response regulator transcription factor, protein MSLRVVIVDDEKYALQELKYLLNQYSDFEICGEADSGEECLKLVDEQIPDVVFLDIHLNDKNGVDIAREIRKKHKDIHIVFATAYDNYAVNAFNLDAVDYILKPFEDERIAETVKRLKSRVKPRLAPGVITVWKNDRMVVLDHRDIVYCCTSGNRTEVKSLKGEFTSNLTLASLEQKLQQYSFLRTHKSYLVNLEHVKEIVPWFNYTYVLVMRGYEKDEVPVSRSYMKKFKSVMGIE, encoded by the coding sequence ATGTCATTAAGGGTCGTTATAGTAGATGACGAGAAATACGCTCTTCAGGAATTGAAATACCTGCTTAATCAGTACAGCGATTTTGAGATATGCGGTGAAGCTGACTCAGGAGAGGAATGTTTGAAGCTGGTGGATGAGCAGATTCCCGATGTGGTATTTTTAGACATTCATTTAAATGATAAAAACGGGGTTGACATTGCCCGAGAGATAAGGAAGAAGCACAAGGATATCCATATAGTCTTTGCGACAGCTTACGATAATTATGCTGTCAATGCCTTTAACCTGGATGCGGTGGATTATATATTGAAGCCTTTTGAGGATGAGAGGATTGCCGAAACGGTAAAGCGGCTTAAAAGCAGGGTAAAGCCGCGCCTTGCACCCGGTGTAATTACCGTGTGGAAGAATGACAGGATGGTGGTGCTGGACCACAGGGACATAGTGTATTGCTGCACGTCGGGGAACAGGACCGAAGTTAAGTCCTTAAAAGGGGAATTCACAAGCAATTTGACCCTGGCCAGCCTTGAGCAGAAGCTGCAGCAGTATTCTTTTTTAAGGACCCACAAGAGTTATCTGGTGAATCTAGAACACGTCAAGGAGATCGTGCCGTGGTTTAATTACACCTATGTGTTGGTGATGAGGGGTTACGAGAAGGACGAAGTGCCGGTGAGCAGGTCATATATGAAAAAGTTCAAAAGCGTTATGGGGATAGAGTGA
- a CDS encoding iron-containing alcohol dehydrogenase, with protein sequence MARFTLPRDIYFGRGAMEELKNLKGYHRAMIVTGGSSMQKYGFLNKLQNILEEAGLETRVFEGVEPDPSVETVMAGAKAMQEFQPDVIVAIGGGSPIDAAKAMWVFYEYPELTFEDIKKPFSMPKLRKKAIFVAIPSTSGTATEVTAFSVITDYSTKIKYPLADFEITPDIAILDFDIPMTMPKTLVAHTGMDALTHAIEAYVASNRSMFSDPLAMEAIVTIFESLVDSYSGDREARERMHVAQCIAGMAFSNALLGITHSLAHKIGAQFEIPHGCCNAILLPYVIKYNSKVCMKEYAEIARRLGLPGQTDKQLVDSLISSINDLNSKIGIAPTLKDHGVTEELFTSKVEFIAKNAAQDPCTSSNPRQATPEDLKKILECAFYGSPVTF encoded by the coding sequence ATGGCACGATTTACGCTGCCCAGAGATATATACTTTGGCAGAGGTGCAATGGAGGAGCTTAAAAACCTTAAGGGATACCACAGAGCAATGATCGTTACAGGTGGTTCATCCATGCAAAAATACGGTTTCCTAAACAAGCTGCAAAACATACTGGAGGAAGCCGGGCTGGAGACCAGGGTATTTGAGGGGGTAGAACCAGACCCTTCTGTGGAAACGGTCATGGCAGGGGCTAAAGCCATGCAGGAATTTCAACCTGATGTCATAGTGGCTATTGGCGGTGGTTCGCCCATTGATGCCGCTAAGGCCATGTGGGTATTTTATGAATATCCCGAATTGACCTTTGAAGACATAAAGAAGCCCTTTTCCATGCCAAAGCTCAGGAAAAAGGCCATATTTGTAGCCATTCCTTCAACCAGCGGAACGGCCACAGAGGTGACGGCTTTCTCGGTCATCACCGATTATTCAACTAAAATCAAATACCCGCTGGCAGACTTTGAGATCACTCCTGATATTGCCATACTGGATTTTGATATACCCATGACCATGCCCAAGACGCTGGTAGCCCACACAGGTATGGATGCATTGACTCATGCCATAGAGGCCTACGTGGCATCCAACAGGTCAATGTTTTCCGACCCGCTGGCCATGGAGGCCATAGTCACCATATTTGAAAGCCTGGTTGACTCTTACAGCGGCGATAGAGAAGCCAGGGAACGCATGCACGTTGCCCAGTGCATCGCCGGAATGGCATTCAGCAACGCCCTGCTTGGCATAACTCACAGCCTGGCGCATAAGATAGGTGCGCAGTTTGAGATACCCCATGGATGCTGCAACGCCATACTTCTACCTTACGTCATAAAATACAACTCCAAAGTCTGCATGAAGGAATATGCGGAGATTGCCAGAAGACTGGGGCTACCCGGCCAAACCGACAAGCAGCTGGTAGACTCACTTATATCCAGCATAAATGACCTCAATTCTAAGATAGGGATAGCACCCACCTTGAAGGACCATGGCGTAACCGAAGAGCTGTTCACTTCCAAAGTAGAGTTCATAGCCAAAAACGCAGCGCAGGACCCATGTACGTCATCCAATCCAAGGCAGGCAACGCCCGAGGATTTGAAGAAGATACTGGAATGCGCATTCTATGGCTCCCCTGTTACTTTTTAA
- a CDS encoding NADH-quinone oxidoreductase subunit NuoE family protein yields MNAAIDYEKVDGILERCGNKKSSLIAVLQEIQREYHYLPEEVLGYVADKMGVSRARIFGVATFYENFSLEPKGKFVIKICDGTACHVKKSIPILNALRKELGLSENKRTTDDMMFTVETVSCLGACGLAPVITINDKVFPKMTPEEAVRILKDIKEANRLED; encoded by the coding sequence ATGAACGCTGCAATTGATTATGAAAAGGTTGATGGGATTTTGGAGAGATGCGGCAACAAGAAATCTTCACTTATTGCTGTGCTGCAGGAAATACAAAGAGAATATCATTATCTACCTGAGGAAGTGCTGGGTTATGTTGCCGATAAGATGGGAGTAAGCCGTGCCCGAATATTCGGAGTAGCCACATTTTACGAGAATTTTTCTCTGGAGCCAAAGGGAAAGTTTGTGATTAAGATATGTGACGGTACGGCCTGTCATGTCAAAAAGTCCATACCCATATTGAATGCGCTTAGGAAAGAGCTTGGTTTGAGCGAGAATAAGCGTACTACCGATGACATGATGTTTACCGTTGAGACGGTTTCGTGTTTGGGAGCATGTGGACTAGCCCCGGTCATTACCATCAACGATAAGGTGTTTCCAAAGATGACACCAGAAGAAGCTGTGAGGATTTTGAAGGATATAAAGGAGGCGAACCGACTTGAAGATTAA
- a CDS encoding NADH-ubiquinone oxidoreductase-F iron-sulfur binding region domain-containing protein, with product MKDVQHLKECARLFSERLSRQKIRVLVCAGTGCVAGGSIEVYERLRKMVEDIGLYVDVRLEEEKEGIGVKKSGCHGFCEMGPLVRIEPYNFLYVKVKLEDCQEILETTLLKGQPIERLMYKQDGRVYPTQEEIPFYRKQMRIVLENCGHIDAESIEEYIAKGGYHALAYVMEHMSPQDVCKEISESNLRGRGGGGFPTGKKWLQVLAQDSPVKYVVCNGDEGDPGAFMDRSIMEGDPHRVIEGMIIAGYATGACEGYIYVRAEYPLAVKRLKKAIEQAREYGLLGCNILGSGFNFDIHINQGAGAFVCGEGSALIASIHGDRGMPRVKPPRTTEVGLWGKPTVLNNVETFANVPLIILKGSEWFRSIGPESSPGTKAFALTGNVNNTGLIEVPMGTTLREVIFDIGGGIKGDKAFKAVQIGGPSGGCLTEQHLDLPLDFDSLKKVGAMIGSGGLVVMDQDTCMVEVARFFMNFTQNESCGKCVPCREGTKRMLEILERIVAGKGTVYDLELLEELADMISNTSLCGLGKTAAYPVMSTLKYFRDEYLKHVVDKKCPTGTCAALRVFTIKEELCKGCSKCARTCPVGAIEGKVKQPFRIDKEKCIKCGACKEICPFNAIEEV from the coding sequence ATTAAGGATGTACAACATCTAAAGGAATGCGCACGCCTTTTTTCGGAACGTTTAAGCAGGCAAAAAATAAGGGTGCTGGTATGTGCCGGAACAGGCTGTGTTGCGGGAGGATCGATTGAGGTATATGAGAGATTGAGGAAAATGGTTGAGGACATAGGCTTGTATGTTGATGTAAGGCTAGAGGAGGAAAAGGAAGGGATAGGCGTTAAGAAAAGCGGATGTCATGGGTTTTGCGAAATGGGACCGCTTGTGAGAATAGAACCATATAATTTCCTGTATGTAAAGGTAAAGCTTGAAGACTGCCAGGAGATTTTGGAGACCACTCTCCTAAAAGGGCAACCTATAGAGAGGCTTATGTACAAACAGGATGGCAGGGTTTATCCAACGCAGGAAGAAATCCCTTTCTACAGGAAACAGATGCGTATTGTGCTTGAAAACTGCGGCCACATAGATGCCGAGTCCATAGAAGAATATATTGCAAAAGGTGGATACCATGCTTTGGCCTATGTGATGGAACACATGAGCCCTCAAGATGTGTGCAAGGAGATAAGTGAATCCAATTTGAGGGGGCGAGGAGGCGGCGGGTTTCCAACCGGTAAGAAGTGGTTACAGGTGCTGGCACAAGACAGCCCCGTGAAATACGTGGTGTGCAATGGGGATGAAGGGGATCCCGGCGCATTTATGGACAGGAGCATTATGGAAGGAGACCCCCACCGCGTGATTGAGGGAATGATTATAGCAGGTTATGCTACCGGTGCCTGCGAAGGGTATATCTACGTCAGGGCGGAATACCCCCTGGCAGTGAAGCGCCTCAAGAAGGCCATAGAACAGGCTCGTGAATACGGGCTGCTGGGCTGCAACATACTCGGATCCGGGTTTAATTTTGACATTCACATAAATCAAGGTGCGGGTGCATTCGTGTGCGGAGAAGGGAGTGCTTTGATTGCCTCGATACACGGCGATAGGGGTATGCCTAGGGTAAAGCCGCCCCGCACCACCGAGGTGGGGCTGTGGGGTAAGCCCACTGTACTCAACAACGTAGAAACTTTTGCCAATGTGCCTTTGATAATACTAAAAGGGAGTGAGTGGTTTAGGTCCATTGGGCCAGAGAGCAGCCCAGGGACGAAGGCCTTTGCTTTGACGGGCAATGTAAACAATACCGGCCTTATCGAAGTACCCATGGGAACCACGCTCAGAGAAGTCATTTTTGATATCGGTGGAGGAATAAAGGGAGATAAAGCCTTTAAGGCGGTACAGATTGGGGGACCATCAGGCGGCTGCCTTACCGAGCAGCACCTTGACCTTCCGCTGGACTTTGATTCTTTAAAGAAAGTGGGAGCCATGATAGGCTCTGGCGGGCTTGTGGTGATGGACCAGGATACGTGTATGGTAGAGGTGGCCAGGTTTTTTATGAATTTTACTCAAAATGAATCCTGTGGCAAGTGTGTTCCGTGCAGAGAAGGGACGAAGAGGATGCTTGAGATACTGGAAAGGATAGTGGCGGGAAAAGGGACGGTTTATGACCTTGAGCTTTTGGAAGAACTGGCTGATATGATAAGCAATACTTCTCTGTGCGGCCTTGGTAAGACGGCGGCCTATCCGGTTATGAGCACCTTGAAATATTTCAGGGACGAATACCTAAAACACGTTGTCGATAAGAAGTGTCCCACAGGCACATGTGCCGCTTTGAGGGTATTTACCATAAAAGAAGAGCTGTGCAAGGGTTGCAGCAAATGTGCAAGAACGTGCCCCGTGGGAGCTATTGAGGGCAAGGTAAAGCAGCCTTTTAGGATAGACAAGGAAAAGTGCATAAAATGTGGTGCTTGTAAAGAGATCTGCCCGTTTAATGCGATAGAGGAGGTGTGA